From Chloroflexi bacterium ADurb.Bin180, one genomic window encodes:
- a CDS encoding putative ABC transporter permease protein — translation MEKTYRSTLVVLFALALAVGFGSLFLGRYPVSPATMVRALASRVLPIARDWGPTVETVIFNIRVPRVILAMCVGAGLSICGAAFQGMFQNPLVSPDILGVTAGGGFGAALAILLSGRAAMIQLSAIVFGIIAVVLTYLISRVYKTTPTLMLVLAGIVVGSIFSALLSLAKYVADPRDKLPTITFWLMGSLATVSRSDVVSTAPPVLVGMLALLLVRWRINLLSMGDAEARALGVNTEVLKTIIIVASTVITACSVSVCGVIGWVGLVIPHIGRMLVGPDHRVLLPASLALGAIYLTLIDDVARSLMGAEIPLGILTAIIGAPFFALMLRRTKGGWS, via the coding sequence ATGGAGAAAACCTACCGATCCACACTGGTTGTCCTCTTTGCGCTCGCACTGGCCGTGGGCTTTGGCTCGCTGTTCCTGGGGCGCTATCCGGTCTCTCCGGCGACTATGGTACGTGCATTGGCTTCGCGCGTTCTACCTATCGCCCGTGACTGGGGACCCACGGTAGAGACGGTGATCTTTAACATCCGCGTTCCGCGCGTGATCCTGGCCATGTGCGTTGGTGCCGGTCTGTCCATCTGCGGGGCGGCCTTCCAGGGCATGTTCCAGAACCCGCTGGTCAGCCCCGATATCCTGGGCGTGACGGCGGGCGGCGGCTTTGGAGCTGCGCTGGCCATCCTGTTGTCGGGCCGAGCAGCGATGATCCAGCTCTCGGCCATTGTGTTTGGCATCATTGCGGTCGTACTGACCTACCTGATCAGCCGCGTCTACAAGACCACGCCGACGCTGATGCTGGTTCTGGCGGGAATCGTGGTTGGCTCCATCTTTTCGGCGCTGCTGTCGCTGGCGAAATACGTGGCTGACCCGCGGGACAAGCTGCCGACCATTACCTTCTGGTTGATGGGCAGTCTGGCCACAGTGTCGCGGTCCGACGTCGTGTCGACGGCCCCGCCGGTACTGGTGGGTATGCTGGCGCTGCTCCTGGTGCGGTGGAGGATCAATCTGCTTTCCATGGGCGATGCGGAGGCGCGAGCGCTCGGGGTGAACACCGAGGTGCTCAAGACGATCATCATCGTGGCCTCGACCGTGATCACCGCGTGCAGCGTGAGCGTCTGCGGCGTCATCGGGTGGGTTGGCCTGGTGATACCACACATTGGCCGGATGCTGGTGGGCCCCGATCACCGAGTGCTGCTGCCCGCGTCATTGGCGCTGGGGGCCATCTACCTGACTCTGATTGACGACGTGGCTCGTTCGCTCATGGGGGCCGAGATCCCGTTGGGAATCCTCACGGCCATCATCGGTGCGCCCTTTTTCGCCTTGATGCTGCGCCGGACAAAGGGGGGGTGGAGCTAG
- a CDS encoding putative ABC transporter ATP-binding protein — translation MEACIRLENAAFSYGDHLIFRGLSLQLEGGQILCLLGPNGCGKTTLLRCVSGLSPMPEGRVLLDGRDIASLSEIERARIMGFVFQEHHVLFPYTVLDVVRMGRAPHLGLFSVPSQRDTQIAEEAIEAVGIGRLRLKRYTEISGGERQLALIARALAQEPHILLLDEPTSHLDFGNQTLILETIQRLARERGLAVLMATHVPDHALFVATQVALMKAGGFVASGAPDEVVTEKNLRELYGIEVKIIQVNVADRAAPVRSAIPLLRSSAGPRDVAASYLGKEGDWP, via the coding sequence ATGGAGGCGTGTATCCGTCTGGAGAACGCCGCGTTTAGCTACGGCGATCATCTGATCTTTCGCGGGCTGAGCCTGCAGTTGGAGGGAGGTCAGATCCTCTGTCTGCTGGGGCCCAATGGCTGCGGGAAGACGACCCTGCTGCGCTGTGTGAGCGGGCTGTCGCCCATGCCGGAAGGACGCGTGCTGCTGGATGGCAGGGACATTGCCTCTCTGAGCGAGATCGAGCGGGCGAGGATCATGGGCTTTGTGTTTCAGGAGCACCACGTCCTGTTCCCTTACACTGTTCTCGACGTGGTGCGCATGGGACGAGCGCCGCACCTGGGGCTGTTCTCAGTGCCCTCGCAGCGCGATACGCAGATTGCTGAGGAGGCGATCGAGGCGGTGGGCATTGGCCGGCTGCGCCTGAAGCGGTACACCGAGATCAGCGGCGGCGAGCGGCAGTTAGCGCTCATTGCCAGGGCACTGGCCCAGGAGCCGCATATCCTGCTGCTTGACGAGCCTACCTCGCACCTCGATTTCGGCAACCAGACTCTGATCCTGGAAACGATTCAGCGACTGGCCCGGGAGCGGGGTCTGGCAGTGCTGATGGCGACACACGTCCCTGACCATGCCCTGTTCGTTGCCACTCAGGTGGCGCTGATGAAAGCCGGCGGCTTTGTGGCCAGCGGCGCTCCGGACGAGGTGGTGACCGAAAAGAACCTGCGGGAACTGTACGGCATTGAGGTCAAGATCATTCAAGTCAACGTGGCAGACAGGGCTGCTCCGGTGCGCTCGGCGA